The Rutidosis leptorrhynchoides isolate AG116_Rl617_1_P2 unplaced genomic scaffold, CSIRO_AGI_Rlap_v1 contig100, whole genome shotgun sequence DNA window CATGTACATTAGTCGTCTAGACTTGTAAATTATCCATGTAAACTTTTGAATCTAGTGTAACTTCGTGTTGGTAGAACTTGGTTGTATGACTTGAGATTTCTGACTTGTGGGATGACTGTGGGCTTGATGTTATGATGCCAATTTTTGTTTAAGTCAGAAGTCGTTATGTAATTATTGTATTTAACTTTGTTATTGGTAATGCTTGGACAAAATTTTGCATTTTGAGGCTGGTCGTAGTTCCGTGGTTAAATGGATTACAACACCGGTCATGACGTTGGTTTGGGTCGTGACATAAATGATAGTTACTGAAGATTCCTGAGAATACGCCTACATGAAGTAGCATCGATAGGTTCGGCTCCATCATTTACATGAAATACTTTCGAGGCACTCATAGGAGTCGTAGCTGGATTGCACTGGCTCATTTTTTCATCACGTAGGATCTCACTGATATAATTAGATTGAGAGAGAATGAGCATGTTGGGATCCCTAATAACCTCAACACCAAGAAAGTAATGAAGATTGCTTAAATCTTTAATTGAAAAATGCATAGCAAGGGATTGAATGGCTTGATTAACAACCTTGATGTTACTACTAGTGATAATTACGTCATCCACGTACAAAAATAAGTACACAGTTGTCTCAAGTCGATGAAGAATAAATAGTGAGCTATCCGACTTTGATTTCACAAAACCCAAATGAATGAGATGGCTTTTCAATTCATTGTACCAAGTTCGGGATGCATGTTTAAGGCCATAGATTGCCTTTTTTAATCGAGAAATGTGAGAGGGACGAGTATCATCTGCAAATCCTGGAGGTTTCATCATGTACACTTCTTCATCAAGTGAGCCTTGAAGGAAGGCATTGTTGACATCAAGCTGTCGAAGTGGCCAATTAAGTTGAAGGGCTAGTGACAGGATGATACGTATAGTTGTGGACTTGATTACTGGGCTTGAAAGTCGAGTGAAAATCAATTCCTGGCCGTTGTGTGAATCCTTTTGCGAAAAACCTTGCTTTGTAACGATGAACACTTCCATATGCCTTCCTCTTTATCATGTACAACCATTTACAAGCAACCACATTTTTTTGTAAATATACCTTCCTCTACCATTCTTCATAAGCTTTCAATTGAGACTAAtttgttcttttttttttctttttaacgaGTGCAAATACATCGGTTGAACGATTAATCATTTAATCAACGAGGTTGTGGTTTTAACTCTCTGGTGAATCAAAAAGCTGGAATTAAATCCCAAGTTGTTATTGCTGACCCGATATCGATGGACTGTTGGTGAGTATTTTCTGGAACATATATATACTCATGTATATAACCCGAGTTTTTATTTTTGGTGCTTGAAATCGCGGCGAAAACACGAATCTTCCCATAATTCTCAGGCTAGAGGTAACTTCGAGTTTTAATCCAGTTCTCATCTCGACCTTCTCGAACCGAAACCTGTAGCACAACATGCTGCCCATAACGACTCCTCGTGAGCGAACTCAGGAAGCACAAGTTGTGTGCATTCCTAAACCACCTCGTGTGGTTGTTGGAATCGTGGCAATAATCTTCAACTCATTGTTGACCTATGGTATTTCGTTCTACGAAAAGCCCCTCTTCTAGAGAACCAAAATGGTGGAGTTGAACCTGCCAATCATTGCATAAGTAGATCTCGCCATCATCTTCGTACCTTTTCTCATTGGATACTACTTCGTTAATGGTTGGATCCAGAGTCTTAAAAATGTCGATCACAAAGTTATCAAATTTTTCAAGGGGGCATTATGTATTGTGACGGTTGTGTCAACAATCGGCTCTTTGGTATTAACAGGTTTGGTTGTGCATGAGCAGAAGATGAAACTCAAATTTTGAAAGATCAATAGTACTGTAATCACAATATATGCAATTGTGTTTTGGTAATGGGGGAGGAGGTTGGACTTGGACTGGAGGAGGTTGTGATGCCATTGCATGTTCGTAGGATTGAACAATAATGGTGAAAATTTGGAGAATTGAAACACAGAGAGTTGTGAACAATTGGAGGAACAATAATGGCATCGTCGGAGTGAACAATAATGAAATGAGATGAAAACCAAGAGACAAGTACTTAAAGGTGGAAGCTTTATAGTAGTATGTAGCAAAATAAATGACGGCTAATCGAAAACCCATAACTAACATTAGCGTGGTCACTAACCAACCACCCATGGACCTGTTGGACGTTATCATTGCCATATCATGGTGGTTGACCTTCGTTGTCGTAGCAATTCGATCCTCCTGGGATTTATCGAGTAAATTACTCGAGAAAGATATAGGATGTGGTTTGGTTTGTTTGTCTCAAGCCTTGGTCGCATTCAGACTCACTGATTACGGGCTAAGTAATTGTGTATTCTACGCGGTGATAGTGTCGATGGTGTATTTTGTCACAGTGGTAATGTTATTTTGACCCGAGAAGCCGCATGCCATGATACACATTACCACATTCCTCACACTCATTCCTATGGTGGCCTATTTACGGCCACCCGAGAAATTCGATACAGGTACATTGAGAAAACGGATCAATATGGCTTTGATACCATATAAAGACACTAGAGTTTGAATGAAAACTTGACAATATTTTATTGAGATCAGTAAAACTTAAATATAGAGAAAGAATAACAGAACTCTCACACTACTGATAATTACGTGACAAATAGAAGGACCACTAATTCCTAAAAATACTAAGTAAAGAAACTTAagcaaaaaaaatttaattaagcACATGTCTCAATAATACTCGACAATATATAGTTTCAAACAacgataaatattaaatatattgtaTTCTCGAAGAAAGAATTAATGGATCATATATATGATTGAATTCGAGATATAGCTCTAGAAGAGATGTTTAAAACTATAATAGTTCCCTGAGTTTCTTTGAAGTGGTTTATGAGCACGTACCTTGTGTTAAAAAAATCATAATTCTGAAACCatgtgatttgataatatatatttCAGAGTCTGAGCGGGCTCAACACATTAATTTGAGGCAATGAGgtcttattattatttaaaaaaaaaaattaagtgcgTAAAAGATTTAAAACAATTTCTCGGTATAGAAACTCAAAAGTGTTAagaatttttgtaaaaaataatattTTCTAAAAGATATCTCAAAAGTTTTTCGAATATCTTATTAACACTTTCATTTAATTGTCTTTTCCTATATACAATATATATTCGATGATTTTTCAACGATCTtattaatggattttgaaatttTACTTCTCTTACCCAATTTTTCAAACATACTTAAAATAATGTTTTCAACATTAAAGAAGAATGTATCTatattttgaaaagaaaaaaaagaaaaatatatgtcAGTTGAAGAAATAAATAATTTGTGAATATCGTACTActctaaaaaaataatattttcaaccttagttttcattttttttcataatatatatatatatatgtcttacTCTTTTATGAAATAAATTTGGTTGTCAATTACAATGAAAAAAATAGTCGTTATTTAAGATGCCTAATTTAAGATATTTTTAGGTCTTAATTTtccataaaataaaatatataggcATTAATTCTCATAAAATTAGTTTTAAGCTTTTACAGAGGGAATTTCATATATACgttataatgtttttttttttgggtttaagAGGTCACTTTTATCGTCTAAGAGTCGAGTCCGCCCTATTTAAAATCAAGAGAATGAGCGGACTTTAAGCCAGGGGAATGTAGTAGAGAGTGGGTTAGTTGCTAAAATGACGATTCTTTAGAGTCAGCCGACGATAAATTACTGGTTAAATATTgtgagtaaattaattaatttagctTGCCTAATATATGCTACTATGATCTTATCGTCCCTCCGGCCAACACCTAtcacatttcatatatatattgtttaataGTTGATTAACTGTTTTTAGTATAATTTTCTTTTTGTCAAATATAACTTAAGAATTACTATTTCCGTTTCAAAATACATGATATTTTGAGAATTATTTTAtgatattttatttttaaataattgATCATTAAAAAATACTATTTTGAATGACTTGCATGAATAGGGTCAAGCTTTGTTCTTTTCGAAATATCTATATTATGACATTGAATCAAGTACAATTAGATTAAGGAAAGTACTATTAGCATTTAGAAAAGTTGGTATTTCTCTCACCAAACACGTTTCTGTTGAACACTTGACATTTCTCGCACCTATTCGTGATTAGCCACTAGAAAATGCATTTTTTATTGACTTTGAAAGAATTTATCTCTTGTATAGTAACTTGCTCTCATTTCATACGTTTTTGCACTTCGAAAATTAATGCAAATGGTAGTTACTTTTAGAAAATTCACCAATTAACCAATTAAGAAGCCTAAAAACGTGTCACGACAATGATGATCAATCGATTGTTCGTTCCTTCATTGGCAATATATTCCGTCCCACTTTAGAGGGCAATTTTTGAGATTTTACGCAGAGCAATAAAATATCCACATTAATTAGTTTATTTAGagacataagtaaaattatatagaTTGAAATGGGGAGGGTGAAAAAGGAGAGTTTGGTGCATGTGAGATATAAGGGtataatttaaaattttcaaatgtATCATGTAATTTaggataaaaaaaatatttatattttcatttaaattgtGATGAAAAGAGTATTCAAGTAATTAGTACTCACGAATGGAGCTTAAAAGTTTTACTATTGCACCCATCAATTCAATGgagtatatataatacttaattataGTTCGTTGCTCGCTAGCTAGCTCGATCGATCCTACAATTCAATGGAGGTCAATAATTGAAAAGATATATCTTGCGCTTCAaaacgtgtgtgtatatataaatagatGTATATATGTACGATTATGTAAGTAACGTGCATCCTCTCATGATGTGTTTTTCCATTCGAGCTAACTATAGGATTTTGATTGATTTGAGAAATTCCGACGAAATCGCTCTTTAAGTACGTAGATCGTGTTTGTGTTCCTTAGATATTCTACAAGAAAACAAGCCCTAGTGTACTATTGTCTACAATTTGTACGAAATATACGTgtgcattttttattttttttatcatgaaTTAACTTTCTCATTAAGGGTTCAAGTTGCATCAATATATGCATGCTTCTCAACGTCCTTTTTTTTTTAATTGGTATTTAAaagtatattaattttttttttctattttgttATCAAAAAAAAACTCGGAGCCTGTAAACTTCAACATTGTTAGCCTAAGAGTGTGATCAATCTGTACGTTTAGAGGAGCCATCTCTGGCCGGCCGGCCGCGACCTTTGAGGTTTGGCCAATATTGTTCAGGTTCAACATGGCTTCAAGCTCTCCAGATTAACAGCGATTTTAATTTACTCTACTAAATCTAACTGGTCAAGGCAAATTAATCGTACGTCTTGACAATACAAGAGCAATATTTATTCTTTCCATAAAtcaatttaatctaaaaatttgtttCTTGTTCTTAAATGGTATGAATTACTAGCTTATTATCCAAGTATTTTTCTCGAATTAAGGATATCGATCGATGAATATTCTATGTAAATGTAATGCGTGCTTATAAACTAACGATGGATATATAGTGCCGAATTCTTTTTAAAAGATTTTTATCATACATACAAGTTGATCTCCTCTCTAATTCGATCTTTTTCcttttccgaaaaagaaatgctacTTTTCTTAGCCAAAGCAAATAACCAATATGCGTCAGTATGAAAATGATTGATCGTTCCTTCACAAGATAGCACTCAACGTGTTATAGTAATAGCTGGGGAATTTCAATATTTATTATAATACATCTGGAATCATGATAAATAGTGATCTCGATCCAGGATTTTGATTGGTTTGAGAAATTCCTGTCGATACGATGATAAAAAAGAAGAAGACATCTTTCTGATTACAGTGCATTATTTCTCCAGTATCATATGTAATTGTTCCGAAGATATCCTACACAACAAAACAACCCTAATACAGTGTACTAGTATATGTAATTTGTACCAAATAAATAAAGTGTGATTTTTTCTTTACTTAGTGCTGTCATATATATAAGTACattctttattttattttcatttatTTTAGGGTTGTTTGATAAAAAGATTCTTCAATAATTGTACCAAGTTCATGCAACACATGCATGTACGAAAATCTTAAAAGTGACGAATCacgatatataatatataattttagtccattaataaaattaagttcgtGTTAGGTCAATAATATTCAAATTTTATGAATCATTTACATATATAAAACTTCTaaagtgtgttttttttttttttttgtatatatatacacttCAGTGACGATGGacttctaaattattattttttgaAATTACTTCTAAATTTAGTTTAACTTATTAGAATGAATAAAGTAATAAGGGCACTAGCACCTTACTTATATTTGCTATTTTCAAGATGTATTTTGAGGGAAGGAATTCAAAGCAAGAATATTTTGGCATCGAATCAATTGACAGGATCCAATTAATTAAAGAAATAAGAAGAGGAGAAAATTTGTATGACTATACTAAATTCCAAATGGGATTAATCAATGTAAAGAGAGTGATTACATTATAAGTAACAAAGACATGAAGAAATTATAAAATGATTGGGACGGAGTGGTTTGTTTTTATGTTCGGGTTAGTTTACTCCACTGCTTTAATTCATATCAAAACACATTATTTGATATTTAACTGTGCATTCTTGACCCCCACACAACACACAgaggtgtgtgtatatatatatgcacccttaatttttattttttattattgtcaaaaaaggaaaaaaaagttATTGTTtggtttgaaaatgattttttaacTAACTAAAACCTCATATTGGCTTGTAATTCATGTGGGAAAATATAAAAACATTTCTTCTTTTGGATGTTTACATTTTTTATCTTTGTTTTGAAGATTCTTAGACCCACGCAAATCAACCTAAAATCACTCCAACCAAACATATATTCCTCTTTCCAGATAAGCAAAACATTGGGTTTGTGTACTTATGCCTTttatattcaaatatataaaataaaagccCCCCTCCATCTCAAAGTTAATACAACTTTCTAGTAACTTAAGAAAACATAAGTACAATATATAATATGGATGATATTTCAATTCATTTTGATACTGGTTTATATTGAAATGAATCCAAGCAGAATATTGTTTTGAGGTAGCTAGGAAAAGGACGGAGACGGCAAGAAAGAAAGACAACGTACGTGATTGAAAGGGTACGTGAATTATAGCCATGAATTTTAGTGAGATCAGGGTACGTGAATTAACATAAGAATTAATGGCTTTGAAATAATAAATAAATGACGGACATATAAAATTTTCTATCATCAAATATTTCATATAAGATTCGCAATTTCCATTATGCGACATATAATTGAAGCGGATCGGAGAAGGTATATATATAACAAGGGAACCAGAAAACTGGAAATTGCTAACAAAAATGTCCAAGTCTGAAGTGAAGTGATTGAAAGAAGAAAAAACATATGAAATGACTCGGATACAATCAACGACAAGTCGAGTAAGATGAATGAACAGCCATATTcccaaattaataaaaaaaatagttttctAATTAATAAAGACAGTCGTCAAGgatttagctttgaatcttcaaagCACGATAAATGGATCCACGATCTGTTTCCACAACCACGAGTTTGATCAATAAGCTAGGATATACTGCACATAATAGTGAAGGAGAAATTCCTAGGTGAGTGATGAAGGACTACATAGAGATTTAAAACTCCGAATTTTGATATAATTAAGATCTTATTTTTTCTCTTATAAATTTTTCGGATGTCCCCGAAGGGACTCCTCTTATAAATTTTGATAATTATTAAACCTGGAAAAGTTAATTATTTCCGGAGTAAATATAAAAAATAAGTGTAAAAAATTTACAAAGTTACAAATTAAACAAACAaacaattaaaatcaaaacgtgtaGAAATTGTCCAAATGTTTGCTTCCACTGATTAAAGAAATTTGAAAGACTGTTCATGATCGTAATAGTTGCGATCGAATCACCccaagtattaataatatttttggagATCGGCTTTCTATATAAAAATTTGTATAGGAAAAACGATAGTTAATTAGGAACGGATGTAGTATATAAGACTCGTAATTATAAAATTCCGCCCACAAGTGGATTGACAAATGTCCATGATATTGCGATATATCTCTCATTCTATTTACCTTAAATTAAAATAACCCGACAATAAATAAAATCTCTATTTACTCATATCATATATTGTAGTATGTGAAAAAGAAAATGCCATCACATAATATATATAATGTGAGGaaacaaaacaaacaaacataTAAAATCAAATGAGAAAGTCCCACCACCTACTGttattctttttttaaaaaaaaaaataaaagaagtgaaataaaaataaaataaaagtgtgtATATAAAGAGAGGAAGCGTAACACACTATCATAACTTGTAAACACTTGAgttttttaaaagaaaagaaaaacttgtaaacactagaacgaaaaaaaaaaaaaaaattagtaagaAAACATGGACGAATCATTGAGGATGCGAATGGGCATGGGAATGCCTTACACCACCAAGCCACAACGTCGTTCGATCGACGACCACCGCATCTCATCCTCTCCCAAAATGGGCCCCATGCGTCGCTCCACCGGAAGGGTTCCGGCTGACCAAAGACTGGAAGCAGAGGACTTCCAGGACGTTTTTGGGGGCCCGCCCCGGAGTGTCCTCTCACGAAAATTCTCCGGCGAATTCAATTTCTACGAAGAGGTTTTCCGGCTACCGGGATTCGGAACTCCGGCGCCGGCGAAGGGTGGTCGAAGTTTACCGGCGTTCAGGATTCCGGGGGGAAATGCGGGTTTTTACGGGGATGTCTTCGGTGAGTCGGCGATTGAGTCTGCCGCCGTGGAGGTGGATGATGGTGGAAGCTACGGTGGCGGCGGAGGGTGGCGGTCGAGGGACCGGTCGAGGCCTTTGTCAAAATCAAAGTCGAAGTCGAATTCTTCGTCGGTATTGAGCTCGGAAGAGGTGAGTCCGCTCCGGCCGGCGAGTCGAGATGACGTGCAATTGTCGTCTTTCGCTTCAAAGCTCAGGTATGGTTTAGCGTTGTACTTTGTCAAATGACCGGTTATGTCAGGTCACAATCATGGTTTCCTTTTTATCATTTGATGGTTTTGCCCTTCCTTTTAAATGTGTGATTAATATTTCTTGGTTTTCAATTATTATTGTCTACAACTGTAGTTTCATGCCCAGTGGGGTCCTCCTAAAATTTTGAAATGTTGTAAATCGTCCCTAAAGTTTAAACTTTGATCAATTTTTCATGTATTTTCAGGCCATTGAATGTTCCGTCACGATGGAATTCCGAAAAGGAAACAAACAATCAGACAATGCCAATGCCATCTTTTCCTTACCTGGACAGTAATCAATCGGCAGCAGAAATCGACGCTTTCAACAAAACCTCAACTCCCTACTACGGTTTCAGCCGACACGTGTCCTCTCCGGAGACGGTTAGCTTGAGACCCAATAATTCGTTCCATAGCATCAAAATATCCGTTGACGATTTGATTCTCAACTCCCCTTCGTCGACGCCTGATTCCTCGATTTGCCAAGAAGTACCAGAGAGGACGACAAAAGTAAGTCTACACGATGATCGTAGTAGAATGCATGATCAGGAGGTAGCTGAAATGGATGATTCAGATGACGATGAAGCTATGAGCTCTTATGTCATTGAGATCACTTCCGATCATCGAGAGGGAAACGCCGGCGAAGCCGTATCCATCGATGAAGCTATTGCGTGGGCTAAAGAAAAATATCAGTCCACACCCAGTTCTGATAAACAGACagaaggtgtatatatatatatttctagacatgtgtgttgtttgaaaaatgCTAGACGTCTCGAATTCAGTAGCACATAATTCATGACTGTAGCGTAACTTGTTATCGTTATAGCTTTTCAGCATTACTTTAGATGATTAAGTGTATATTTTTTTGCTGAAATTTGCAGAGAGGACAAATATTTATGAATTTTTCCATCAACAAGGCCATGGAATGAATTCTCCAACGGTAAAATTTTATTTCATAGCCATAAATGTTTCAATTTTCTGCTCCATTTTGTTCATTCATTAATATCATTTGCGCTCAACTATTGCAGGAAGAAGAGCACAATAATTGGC harbors:
- the LOC139880983 gene encoding uncharacterized protein; protein product: MDESLRMRMGMGMPYTTKPQRRSIDDHRISSSPKMGPMRRSTGRVPADQRLEAEDFQDVFGGPPRSVLSRKFSGEFNFYEEVFRLPGFGTPAPAKGGRSLPAFRIPGGNAGFYGDVFGDYGGGGGWRSRDRSRPLSKSKSKSNSSSVLSSEEVSPLRPASRDDVQLSSFASKLRPLNVPSRWNSEKETNNQTMPMPSFPYLDSNQSAAEIDAFNKTSTPYYGFSRHVSSPETVSLRPNNSFHSIKISVDDLILNSPSSTPDSSICQEVPERTTKVSLHDDRSRMHDQEVAEMDDSDDDEAMSSYVIEITSDHREGNAGEAVSIDEAIAWAKEKYQSTPSSDKQTEERTNIYEFFHQQGHGMNSPTEEEHNNWLTEEEKEQAEAKIEMDMLDGDVQLWSSGKENNILSLLSSLHHVLWENSGWYPVALTNLKESSEVKKAYQKARLCLHPDKLQQRGATLLQKYVAEKAFAILQDAWAHYINLDVL